A stretch of DNA from Diospyros lotus cultivar Yz01 chromosome 14, ASM1463336v1, whole genome shotgun sequence:
TCCTCTTTTCTGATCTTCTCTAaatctcccttctctctctctctctctctctctctctctctctctctctctctcaagcggACTCGCGTTTTTGTGGTTCAACTGTCGTCCTCCGCCGCACATCCCGACCCATACTAATTAAGCACCATTTCGGTGGAATTCTTCTCTTCTGCGTTCCAGTTATGGTGAAACCAAGGGCTTCTTGTGAGCTCTGCCATGCGGAAGCTGCACTCTACTGCCCCTTCGATTCCGCCTTCCTTTGCTGGAACTGCGACTCCACCGTCCACCAGGCCAACTTCCTCGTCGCTCGTCACGTTCGTTGCACCCTCTGCTCCCACTGCAAGGGCCTCACCAATTATCGCGTCTCCGGCGTTGGATTCCGCCCTCTCCTCCGTCCATGCCGCTCGTGCTTGCGCCCGTCTCAAGGTCGCCACCTGGGTTCCCTCTCCTCTTCTTCGTTCTCGGACTGCATTTCAACCGCCGAGTCCTGCGCCACTTCTCCGAAGAAGGTCGATGCCGATCGCCCCAAAGCGGATAACAACAAAGTCGGTTCTTCAAGCTCCGTCACGGAGTTATCGGCGAAGCAATCGAAATTTTCAATGAGGTCGTCCGTCGAGGTCTTGACGAGGACGACGGAAACAAAAACCCCAGGGATATCGATGCGATCGCAGCCTTGTCCGGCCGTGGACTCGAAGGCggagggcattttggtaaactGGTGC
This window harbors:
- the LOC127789598 gene encoding B-box zinc finger protein 32 → MVKPRASCELCHAEAALYCPFDSAFLCWNCDSTVHQANFLVARHVRCTLCSHCKGLTNYRVSGVGFRPLLRPCRSCLRPSQGRHLGSLSSSSFSDCISTAESCATSPKKVDADRPKADNNKVGSSSSVTELSAKQSKFSMRSSVEVLTRTTETKTPGISMRSQPCPAVDSKAEGILVNWCRKLGLSGVISSAVVPFAIQGLRICVDELFPVPSFRVLLAASLWFSLRLRGDRSLSTWHALKRLEQISGVPGKLLLASESKLWRMFRRRNSDSHQLEEGWAESSV